In one Dermacentor variabilis isolate Ectoservices chromosome 4, ASM5094787v1, whole genome shotgun sequence genomic region, the following are encoded:
- the LOC142579263 gene encoding monocarboxylate transporter 5-like isoform X1, which yields MRAAYVLQSHGIHVAAYKHGFASQLGGRSGLLLDKCFHFLPDPLGRRDVRGAAACLPGDQGTGVVARQHYCRLLLPYRQYTAGPIAGVLARYIPIWKLSVVGCLGGSLAICICFFAPSMLFLDVFLGVVHGTSIGLLSLFSVVVNEHFLKYRAAASGIANAGFTVGGLVFPPVMKALEEKYGIHGTFLIFGAAMLNSVAGALLQRTPPVAQPERDETGASIHDSDGNDGILKNGDEFVRPLRCSDYPHQLDDADLCGCNRTTDQCCQKFNLLTAEGCDVDSDQPQREETKLGSALSSDFNHSKKDVHFPAEKHSVPELVANNGIQKPLNGGPKSAKRDYFLSFLLLPEYYLITLSFSTIHFNMTTYNTVVVDFGVDRGLSAWNAVYLMSAYAMADLLARLGSGLITDRKYLRKSTMMGSHLALWGALLCLMPMCSSYPSQVALSVLFGWCNGSTIILIVVLFMELVGIDKVGVCFGSANALAGLVGLARPLLIGFFRDTHGDYAGLFSLIGGMTMCVSLLWLYYRVRERGSSTRKDGHSSRIRPKPRDRVSTS from the exons ATGCGAGCTGCGTACGTCTTGCAGTCCCATGGCATACACGTTGCGGCGTATAAGCATGGATTCGCCTCGCAGTTGGGTGGTCGCAGCGGCTTGCTGCTGGATAAATGTTTTCACTTTCTCCCTGATCCGCTCGGCCGCCGTGATGTACGTGGCGCTGCTGCATGCCTTCCCGGTGACCAGGGAACGGGCGTCGTGGCCCGTCAACATTACTGTCGTCTGCTACTTCCTTACAG ACAATATACCGCAGGTCCGATTGCCGGAGTCCTGGCCAGGTACATACCGATATGGAAGCTGTCCGTGGTCGGTTGCCTCGGCGGTTCTCTCGCCATATGCATCTGCTTCTTCGCGCCCTCCATGCTTTTCCTGGACGTCTTCCTTGGTGTCGTCCACG GCACCAGTATCGGTTTGCTGAGCCTCTTCAGCGTCGTGGTAAACGAGCACTTTCTCAAGTACCGTGCAGCGGCCTCCGGCATCGCCAACGCGGGCTTCACAGTCGGAGGACTCGTATTCCCGCCGGTCATGAAGGCGCTCGAAGAGAAATACGGAATCCACGGCACATTCTTGATTTTCGGAGCCGCCATGCTCAACTCGGTGGCCGGTGCTTTGCTGCAACGCACGCCGCCGGTGGCCCAACCGGAACGAGACGAAACTGGGGCCTCAATCCACGATTCGGATGGAAATGATGGTATCCTCAAAAATGGCGACGAATTCGTGAGACCCCTTCGGTGTTCCGATTATCCACACCAACTCGACGACGCAGACCTTTGTGGATGCAACCGTACTACCGATCAATGTTGCCAGAAGTTCAATCTTTTGACAGCTGAAGGGTGCGACGTCGATAGCGATCAGCCTCAAAGGGAAGAAACAAAGCTTGGTAGCGCTCTTTCAAGCGATTTCAACCACTCGAAAAAGGACGTTCACTTTCCGGCGGAGAAGCACTCTGTACCAGAGCTAGTTGCAAATAACGGAATTCAAAAACCTTTGAACGGAGGACCTAAAAGTGCCAAAAGAGATTATTTTCTATCTTTTCTCTTATTACCTGAATATTATCTCATCACCCTTTCCTTTTCCACCATACACTTTAACATGACTACGTATAATACTGTCGTGGTCGACTTTGGAGTGGACCGTGGGTTGTCTGCGTGGAACGCGGTTTACCTGATGTCAGCCTACGCGATGGCCGACCTGCTGGCTCGACTCGGCTCTGGCTTGATCACGGACAGAAAGTACTTGCGAAAGAGCACGATGATGGGGTCTCACCTGGCGCTGTGGGGCGCATTGCTGTGCCTGATGCCCATGTGTAGCTCGTATCCGAGCCAGGTGGCTCTGTCAGTCTTGTTTGGCTGGTGCAATGGCTCAACCATAATACTTATAGTGGTGCTCTTCATGGAGCTGGTGGGCATCGACAAGGTCGGCGTCTGCTTCGGAAGTGCCAATGCACTCGCTGGACTTGTGGGACTCGCAAGGCCGTTGCTAATAG GATTCTTCAGAGATACTCACGGGGACTACGCTGGCTTATTCAGCCTCATCGGGGGAATGACGATGTGCGTGTCTCTGCTGTGGTTGTACTATCGCGTCAGAGAACGGGGCTCGTCGACGAGGAAAGATGGCCACTCGTCGAGAATCCGGCCAAAACCAAGGGACCGCGTCTCAACATCGTGA
- the LOC142579263 gene encoding monocarboxylate transporter 5-like isoform X2 yields the protein MDSPRSWVVAAACCWINVFTFSLIRSAAVMYVALLHAFPVTRERASWPVNITVVCYFLTGPIAGVLARYIPIWKLSVVGCLGGSLAICICFFAPSMLFLDVFLGVVHGTSIGLLSLFSVVVNEHFLKYRAAASGIANAGFTVGGLVFPPVMKALEEKYGIHGTFLIFGAAMLNSVAGALLQRTPPVAQPERDETGASIHDSDGNDGILKNGDEFVRPLRCSDYPHQLDDADLCGCNRTTDQCCQKFNLLTAEGCDVDSDQPQREETKLGSALSSDFNHSKKDVHFPAEKHSVPELVANNGIQKPLNGGPKSAKRDYFLSFLLLPEYYLITLSFSTIHFNMTTYNTVVVDFGVDRGLSAWNAVYLMSAYAMADLLARLGSGLITDRKYLRKSTMMGSHLALWGALLCLMPMCSSYPSQVALSVLFGWCNGSTIILIVVLFMELVGIDKVGVCFGSANALAGLVGLARPLLIGFFRDTHGDYAGLFSLIGGMTMCVSLLWLYYRVRERGSSTRKDGHSSRIRPKPRDRVSTS from the exons ATGGATTCGCCTCGCAGTTGGGTGGTCGCAGCGGCTTGCTGCTGGATAAATGTTTTCACTTTCTCCCTGATCCGCTCGGCCGCCGTGATGTACGTGGCGCTGCTGCATGCCTTCCCGGTGACCAGGGAACGGGCGTCGTGGCCCGTCAACATTACTGTCGTCTGCTACTTCCTTACAG GTCCGATTGCCGGAGTCCTGGCCAGGTACATACCGATATGGAAGCTGTCCGTGGTCGGTTGCCTCGGCGGTTCTCTCGCCATATGCATCTGCTTCTTCGCGCCCTCCATGCTTTTCCTGGACGTCTTCCTTGGTGTCGTCCACG GCACCAGTATCGGTTTGCTGAGCCTCTTCAGCGTCGTGGTAAACGAGCACTTTCTCAAGTACCGTGCAGCGGCCTCCGGCATCGCCAACGCGGGCTTCACAGTCGGAGGACTCGTATTCCCGCCGGTCATGAAGGCGCTCGAAGAGAAATACGGAATCCACGGCACATTCTTGATTTTCGGAGCCGCCATGCTCAACTCGGTGGCCGGTGCTTTGCTGCAACGCACGCCGCCGGTGGCCCAACCGGAACGAGACGAAACTGGGGCCTCAATCCACGATTCGGATGGAAATGATGGTATCCTCAAAAATGGCGACGAATTCGTGAGACCCCTTCGGTGTTCCGATTATCCACACCAACTCGACGACGCAGACCTTTGTGGATGCAACCGTACTACCGATCAATGTTGCCAGAAGTTCAATCTTTTGACAGCTGAAGGGTGCGACGTCGATAGCGATCAGCCTCAAAGGGAAGAAACAAAGCTTGGTAGCGCTCTTTCAAGCGATTTCAACCACTCGAAAAAGGACGTTCACTTTCCGGCGGAGAAGCACTCTGTACCAGAGCTAGTTGCAAATAACGGAATTCAAAAACCTTTGAACGGAGGACCTAAAAGTGCCAAAAGAGATTATTTTCTATCTTTTCTCTTATTACCTGAATATTATCTCATCACCCTTTCCTTTTCCACCATACACTTTAACATGACTACGTATAATACTGTCGTGGTCGACTTTGGAGTGGACCGTGGGTTGTCTGCGTGGAACGCGGTTTACCTGATGTCAGCCTACGCGATGGCCGACCTGCTGGCTCGACTCGGCTCTGGCTTGATCACGGACAGAAAGTACTTGCGAAAGAGCACGATGATGGGGTCTCACCTGGCGCTGTGGGGCGCATTGCTGTGCCTGATGCCCATGTGTAGCTCGTATCCGAGCCAGGTGGCTCTGTCAGTCTTGTTTGGCTGGTGCAATGGCTCAACCATAATACTTATAGTGGTGCTCTTCATGGAGCTGGTGGGCATCGACAAGGTCGGCGTCTGCTTCGGAAGTGCCAATGCACTCGCTGGACTTGTGGGACTCGCAAGGCCGTTGCTAATAG GATTCTTCAGAGATACTCACGGGGACTACGCTGGCTTATTCAGCCTCATCGGGGGAATGACGATGTGCGTGTCTCTGCTGTGGTTGTACTATCGCGTCAGAGAACGGGGCTCGTCGACGAGGAAAGATGGCCACTCGTCGAGAATCCGGCCAAAACCAAGGGACCGCGTCTCAACATCGTGA